The genomic region tctttctatttttccttTGGTTGGTTACATTTTTGTGATAGTCTTAGTTGGGTTTTGAGTTGTGATAACATGTTAACTTGTtacttttgtcttttgttgGGTTTATTGCTTCCATTCGTGCGTAGATTCGCTTTATATTCGTTGTGTACTGTTTGGACTACTTCTTTAGTTCGGTTTAACACCTTTGTCCCATTGATTTTTGGGCTCCGTTtacggttgttttattttctcgttACCGTGAGTGTTCCTGTGGTGTGTTGTGCTAATGAAACGAACTTAAATTTTAAGACAAAAAGAGTGTATAATTGAACTGTGACATCGTGCTCAATGCTCAAAGACGGATCGGAGATGTTTTATATGGTTAAGCGTAAATCGAAGATCGTAAAGCGTGCTAAAACGACAAAGATTATTTAATATTGCGGAAGGGTTATTCAAGAATGTATTTTTAATAGATAATGTATCGCTGATATTTAGTAACCGATATCGCATCACGAGTATACACTTCATAAGTGCCATTTGAACGCTAGGGCTATCCGACTGACATGACTGGATCGATGATTCAATCGACAACGGTTCGGTAGTACTGCCTTTGCGTGGCCCGGAGAGTGGTAAAAGTTAATATGCACCCTTGAGTGCGCTGCAGGGATAATTTTAAGCTATCTCGTAAGGGTCGTCTTAGAGACGGACCGCCGTAGTACGTGAATGCAATGCTAAGATGATATTTGTGATATTTTCTGATCTAGAGCACTGAGGTGGGAATGCGAACCATCGTAATGCTGGATGAACAAGGAGGTAAGATTTATCCACTGTTGAGATAGCAAAATCCAaccaataacaataacaaataaaataaaatatacacacaACTGCAACCAAACCTAACAAGTTTGCTCGCTAACAAGATAGGCTTACGATACATGCAACAGGAGAAAACTGAAACTAACAGCCGGTCGTCACTCGCTTTTCTTTCAAATGCATTTAAAACATCCCCTTGTCTTGGCCGCAGCTGacggattttttttctgttatgcTACCGGTATCACACCTTAGAACCAATGGCGACTTAAAGGCAAAATGTAGtggaaagcacaaaaaaacaaacaaaaggcaAACGAGCTGATAAGCTGAGCACAGATATAAACCTAGCAAGGAAAATATCACAAATCAACAAGAAAAACCAGCGAACCAACTTACCAAGCTAAACTAACGATGATTCACCCACTAAACATACTTACAAGAACCTACCAatcggaaacaaacaaacgtacCAATGAGCACAGCACTAATCACTCTAAACTCTCTGCATCTGCATCAATAAAACACCACAACAAACaggtatattaaaaaaaaaacaatgaagaCAATGATGGttcaacaaaatattttatatagaTATATATTTAATACTGTTACCAATTATCTTCATTTTTCGTTTGATGTGTTTCGCGAGAGTACAAGAAGCTGTGAAGCCAGCCACACtcgtttcgtgtttttttttcagttttgtttagtGGTTCTTGTGTTTTGTgataagtttttaattttaccttTGGTagcgtatttattttttatataaatgaTGGAACTAGTCTACGAGATTGTACCGACCATTGCTCCAAAGaagctttttattattttcttatgaCTTGACTTATATAGACTTACgcaagtttttaaaatttattatcttgttttgttttatatgatGATCAATTATgctttttcaaatcaaaaacaactCGTTAAAAATTCAGATTTTAAACTTGTGGTTATGTGAATCTGATCTTTTAACAATTGGTATATTGgcacataatttttatttgttcttctttttttgaaattttgtggTGATTTTAAGTTGCTTGTATTCAGATCATGGATCATGAGAACTTTAACAAGCTAAAGTAGTTATCCAGCCTTCTTCTTTATCTTATATTTTGACCCCATCTGTTCTGTACCGATCGTTATGTTTCAGACCTTCGAACGTTTTGCCTTTAAGTGATGTGTGAAGTTTTAAATTCCCCTGCTCGCCGGAGCGCCTCTAGCGTTTTGCTGGTTCCATTTTTGTTCTGgttaatttacttttctttaccAAAAAAGTTTGGATACCTTTTGAAATCCAGTTGTTTATTCATTACTTTTATCCGTTGGTTTCGTTACCCAGATATGGTAGAACTTTGCATGACATACAGAAAATGTTACTCTACTTTGTCTTCCACTACTTATTACTATTACTGCTACTACATAGCCTTATTCTAATACTACTACCTACCCTACACCTTTACTACTACTATTTCTACCGCTATCACGTTTGATTCCTCTACCAGTTTATTTGTTCGTTCAGTATATCGTTACCCTTCCAAAACCTTCCATGTACACACATGCTCTTTTGTAATCCACCCCCTATCTGCAGAAACAGTTACATCTATCGATACCTGTGTTTGGATTTCGTATGTCCTTTCGTATGATTGAATGCACCGTTTCGAAGTACTGTGTTCACACGACCACTGGTTCGCATTAATTCCTTCAATACACCCTCTCAAACACAACCAACTGAACCGCCATCCACTCGCTGTAATTCACTATCACCCCTTCGAACGCCTTCGACCACCACCTCCAGAATCCTCGTTCATAACACACAACTCTTATGTCATGCCTTTACATAAAAAAGGACCTCACTGATCACCGAATTGTTGATAGCGAATTCGTTCATCGTACCATTTAACTTGCCATACTATCCATATTTAATTGGCCTATATTTTTTCATCTCTTTGCCCTTCCCTGTGCTCACACACAATGTTCCCCGttatgttgtgttgtgttcacGACCCACCTCTTTACTCCTTAATTAAAAACACGAAAATGAACATCAACTTATCAACCCAACAACGTAACAACGTGTAATAACGCGCAGAGCAACTGGATCGGATCGAGGAGGGCATGGACCAGATTAACGCCGACATGCGTGAGGCGGAGAAAAATCTGAGCGGCATGGAAAAATGCTGCGGTATCTGTGTCTTGCCGTGCAACAAGTAAGTCAAGACGTGGCGTCCGGGACTTGCATTAGTGGTGCCCGACCTAaccgttttgtttcattcgtgTCGGTTTTTTGCAGAAGCGCATCCTTCAAAGAGGACGACGGTACCTGGAAGGGCAACGATGACGGAAAGGTAGTCAACAATCAGCCCCAGCGAGTCATGGACGATCGCAACGGTTTGGGTCCGCAGGCCGGCTACATTGGAAGGTAAGTAAATGCTGCAAGAGAAATGAAAACCGAAGATAAGACCATGACAACATTGGGTGTATTGGGTGTCCTGTCTGCACTGGCTACAAGCTGTTCCGTACTCTCACCCACAGGATCACAAATGATGCCCGAGAGGACGAGATGGAGGAGAACATGGGCCAGGTGAACACGATGATTGGCAATCTGCGAAACATGGCGCTCGATATGGGCTCCGAGCTCGAGAATCAGAACCGACAGATCGACAGAATCAATCGCAAGGTACGTGTCCTGTTTCGCTTCGTTCCGTTCGCTTTCTCTCGTAGCCACCAGGCTGTAGGACAGATCATTTGGATGCACTACTGGCCAACGGTGTCGGTAGCGTTTGCTATTTGCCTTTGACCAGTCGTACCCGAATGTCCCTGTTTTGTGGCGCTCGTTTGGCGACTTTGAgcgatcgtttgttttgtttcttcatctTCTCTGCTTTGTCTGTTCCCTGCAAAACTGGAGTGGAAGGGATGGAgggagaagaggaaaaataaaacgaaacgaaacaacgaaacaacTCCTCAAACACCCTTCTTACTATATTAGCCAAATAGTCTTTCTTAGTTTTTTGATCAGATTATTACATCGTTAAAACATACATTCGTTTTTCACCATTACTCGTTTTTGGTATTTGTGTTcggtttgttcgtttgttccAAGTCGAACAATAAACGGAATAACTAGCTAGTTACCACAGAACAAGTGCCAAACAATAAGAAAACATACATAAAAATGACATAACATAATCTTGCAGCCATTTTGCTTGCGCACTCTAGTttttatcgtttgttttccactcgGTTTTCGGTTGGAGGAACCCGAACTGATGTTTCTCTCTTTCCTTACTTTGTCTTTCAACTACTAGTTTTCCTGAcgatttccttccttctttcccGATCGTAATGTCTCTATCTTTCTATCTGTTTTCGTCTGTTGTACGTTAGAGGAGAACTGTCTGTGTTCTAGCGTTGGATCGCGTTGTTGTGGTCTAGATGTATTTTCTATTGTGTCTGGTTGCTGTTAAAACACACGATAACAAAGcagatttttttcctcccctccaCTCTGAATATGTCCACAAGTAACACACAAACAAGATTGTCCTTCTTTAGAGATACCGCTCTACCtctctgtgtgtgtatctATCGTTTAATTTTATCCTTTAACGTGATTTATATAAGTTTTTTACTTTCCGTCTACCAATTACACACTCTGTCGCTCTGTCTGCCTCtgtgtctttttttctgtcgTAGGTTCGTTACTGCCACGATGCATAGAAGCATCCTTGTAGTGTGTTATTTTTAGAGCTTTGCACACATTGCAACGCATTGTTCCGTTTCAGGCGAATAGTTCTGTGTTCGACGAACGAATGGAACGTTTGAACCATGCGAGCACCTTAATCCTTCATGAACCCAACAACGTTTCATAGTTGTTTGGCGTCATTATTTGGTGTTTAAATTGAtgagaaaatttattgaaaatttttaatcataatttttattccatATTAGATTGAATTGGAATATTTGTTCCCATTGGATGCCACTAAATttgtacaatcttttttttttttattccctcCCATTTTGAGtcatgttattttattttctggcATTCAATATgaatttttcttccaaatccAAAGCAAATGATTGAGTTCCAATAATTAATTGGCAAAATATTGGGCCGTTAGGCATTCAAAAGAATACTGCAAAAGCCGTTGATGGTCACTagatgttttatgattttattctATGGCTTGTTTAAGTTCTTGCTTTCGCGAAGAGTTAATACTATACGCGGTTCATCCCAGCCGATTTAT from Anopheles coustani chromosome 3, idAnoCousDA_361_x.2, whole genome shotgun sequence harbors:
- the LOC131260418 gene encoding synaptosomal-associated protein 25 isoform X1, whose translation is MPAPAPAENGPAVPKTELQEIQIKQQQVVDESLDSTRRMLALCEESTEVGMRTIVMLDEQGEQLDRIEEGMDQINADMREAEKNLSGMEKCCGICVLPCNKSASFKEDDGTWKGNDDGKVVNNQPQRVMDDRNGLGPQAGYIGRITNDAREDEMEENMGQVNTMIGNLRNMALDMGSELENQNRQIDRINRKGDSNATRIASANERAHDLLK
- the LOC131260418 gene encoding synaptosomal-associated protein 25 isoform X2: MPAPAPAENGPAVPKTELQEIQIKQQQVVDESLDSTRRMLALCEESKEAGIRTLVALDDQGEQLDRIEEGMDQINADMREAEKNLSGMEKCCGICVLPCNKSASFKEDDGTWKGNDDGKVVNNQPQRVMDDRNGLGPQAGYIGRITNDAREDEMEENMGQVNTMIGNLRNMALDMGSELENQNRQIDRINRKGDSNATRIASANERAHDLLK